In the Scylla paramamosain isolate STU-SP2022 chromosome 14, ASM3559412v1, whole genome shotgun sequence genome, one interval contains:
- the LOC135107076 gene encoding uncharacterized protein LOC135107076 isoform X1, with product MVQFSAGLGRLWWRGMCGAMVLVVVLLLVMSLVQTEGYHPALLQVEDKMIVYDSSTAEPFCYPGANHPAKSIFKDSLEATARNIGRVLCRSLGYTHLVREYGVPANGFIGTPLLIFCLGHERLIDQCTTDRGAKNDCNELLALECGRCSEERQVEIGETVEITSPEYPNYTDAAVCEWQLRPPTMASFTLEFLNFRLPSTDTRGNCYVGYLEVSKEVKGEVVEVMVRCGSAVPMPLTVQAEVLLLRFSSGTFYPRPYSSKRGFRVLVTASSIPWTSGRLNTMENVSLGLGVVLFLVILLFVLFLMRRRVWTRRRSKQRKRMQERIASQLPTYHEALTAMLAGIAVNPARHPVNRGDNDMPEVSSIRGGSLRETGRRGRGRRSTKAMCANRTNSVPLQPTNCPPLPPRIPSSAPPPLRLHHPLPTIEIEGEPINIEDQPIYMEVDECSRSMIQSYVELNDLERAKVGVSPGSPVTCASSSPRLVSPTVRHCTSQPLLFPGQPSSSPTAEKMLSGRIHVWPKSSSLCLDKTCTGKTSTGGRVSSCIHISLSSRGSSPSSKTDNVSLYSYSTPSRSLHLSPIPLGRSTSSGLSSSCFMESRSTECQRLPVVVERQVRVTSYSSCDSVFTDTDKSATREQGLCTCCSVHKKGSDSSEKGQQLSKSCGDVSRTPSDPKYYSRVLLQQQSSMNSMLELVRSEPSLPRSRTTPPLVGPVLRRVSQMFFGSSPFLSNSPEATKHSGSDAAGDEMRPERNGAGT from the exons ATGGTTCAGTTCAGTGCAGGCCTTGGACGGTTGTGGTGGCGAGGTATGTGCGGTGccatggtgttggtggtggtgttgctgctggtgatgaGCCTGGTGCAA ACGGAAGGTTATCATCCGGCCTTGCTACAGGTGGAAGACAAGATGATCGTGTACGACTCGAGCACAGCGGAGCCTTTCTGCTACCCG GGCGCCAACCATCCCGCCAAAAGCATCTTCAAGGACTCTCTGGAGGCCACGGCACGTAACATTGGACGAGTCCTGTGCCGCAGCCTTGGATACACCCATCTGgtgcg GGAGTACGGCGTGCCAGCCAACGGGTTCATCGGGACACCACTGCTGATATTCTGTCTGGGCCACGAGCGACTCATCGACCAGTGCACGACCGATAGAGGCGCCAAGAACGACTGCAATGAGCTCCTGGCCCTGGAGTGTGGCAGGTGCTCTGAG GAACGTCAGGTGGAGATTGGCGAGACGGTAGAGATCACCAGCCCAGAGTATCCGAACTACACCGACGCTGCTGTCTGTGAATGGCAACTCCGGCCCCCCACCATGGCCTCTTTCACGCTGGAGTTCTTGAATTTCAGACTTCCCAGCACAGATACAAGAG GCAACTGTTACGTCGGGTATCTGGAAGTGtcaaaggaggtgaagggggaggtggtggaggtgatggttcgGTGTGGCAGCGCCGTGCCAATGCCTCTCACAGTTCAGGCTGAAGTTTTGCTCCTCAG GTTCTCCTCTGGAACCTTCTATCCGAGGCCGTACAGCTCAAAGCGAGGCTTCAGAGTGTTGGTAACAGCGTCTTCCATCC CGTGGACCTCCGGGAGGCTGAACACCATGGAGAATGTGTCTCTTGGACTGGGTGTGGTTCTGTTCTTGGTTATTCTCCTTTTTGTTCTGTTCTT AATGAGAAGGCGAGTTTGGACTCGGCGGCGGAGCAAGCAGAGGAAACGTATGCAGGAGAGAATAGCCTCACAGCTACCCACCTACCATGAGG CCTTGACCGCGATGCTTGCTGGTATCGCTGTTAATCCAGCAAGGCATCCAGTGAATCGCGGGGATAATGACATGCCAGAGGTGAGCAGCATACGAGGTGGCAGCTTGCGGGAAACAGGACGGCGTGGCAGAGGGAGGAGGTCAACTAAGGCGATGTGTGCCAACCGCACGAACAGTGTGCCACTCCAGCCAACGAACTGTCCGCCCCTGCCGCCCCGGATTCCCTCGTCGGCACCGCCCCCTCTCAGGCTGCACCACCCACTGCCTACCATTGAAATAGAGGGG GAGCCGATCAACATAGAGGACCAGCCCATCTATATGGAAGTGGACGAATGCAGCAGGTCTATGATCCAGTCCTACGTTGAACTGA ATGACCTTGAAAGAGCCAAGGTCGGAGTGTCGCCTGGGAGCCCCGTCACTTGTGCTTCCTCGTCGCCCCGCCTCGTGTCTCCCACCGTCCGTCACTGCACCAGCcaacctctcctctttcccggCCAGCCATCATCCTCCCCCACGGCAGAAAAGATGCTTTCCGGAAGAATACATGTATGGCCAAAGAGCTCCTCTCTTTGCCTCGACAAAACTTGTACCGGCAAGACTTCTACCGGGGGACGTGTGAGCTCTTGTATTCACATCTCCCTGTCGTCGCGAGGAAGCAGTCCATCCTCCAAAACGGACAACGTTTCGCTCTATTCCTACAGCACGCCTTCCCggtccctccacctctcccccattcccctAGGGCGCTCCACCAGCAGCGGTCTCTCCTCCAGCTGTTTCATGGAGAGCAGGAGCACAGAG TGTCAGCGATTACCTGTTGTGGTGGAGCGGCAGGTGCGAGTGACGTCCTACAGCAGCTGCGACAGTGTTTTCACCGATA cagATAAAAGTGCTACGAGGGAGCAAGGGCTGTGCACGTGCTGCTCCGTTCACAAGAAAGGAAGTGACTCGTCAGAGAAAGGTCAACAGCTCTCAAAGTCTTGTGGAGACGTGTCCCGGACCCCTTCTGACCCCAAG TATTACAGTCGCGTCCTGTTACAGCAGCAGAGCAGCATGAACAGCATGCTGGAGCTGGTGAGGTCAGAGCCAAGCCTGCCAAGGAGTCGGACCACGCCTCCCTTGGTCGGGCCAGTCTTGCGGCGCGTTTCGCAGATGTTCTTCGggtcttctcccttcctttccaacTCCCCGGAGGCCACAAAGCATTCGGGCTCTGATGCAGCTGGGGACGAGATGCGGCCTGAAAGAAATGGAGCAGGGACGTAG